AGGCTTAGAGATATAATCATTTGCCCCCGCCTCTATGCATTTTTCCTGATCTCCCTTTAAAGACTTTGCCGTAATAGCAATGATAGGAATATCGCTTAACGCTTCATTCTGACGAATTGCTTTGATAGCCTCAAAGCCATCCATTTTAGGCATCATAATATCCATTAAAATCAAGTCTACCTTTTCTTCTCTTAACTTTTTCAAGGCAGTTTCTCCATGATCTGCTTCTAATATTTCTCCGCCATAATCTTCAAGAGCAGCTGCTAAAACAAAGATGTTCTTAGGATCATCATCTACGATCATAATTTTTTTCCCCTGTAACCGCAGTGTGTGGTCCTTATTTGTCTTCGGCGTCAAATAATGGCTTTCCTTCTCTTTTTCTCCAAAGGCCGTAATTTTTGAAAGTATATCGATAATATTCTCTTCATTTAGCGGTTTTTCTTGATAACCAATTGCCCCCATCTTCTCTGGGGTATGATGTTTTTTCCAAGCAGAAATAATATGTACTGGAATATGCTTTAGTTCTGAGATACTCTTTAGCTCCCTTAAAACCTCCATACCACTTATATCTGGCAGCACTAGGTCTAAAATAATGCCATCAACCACATATTCTTTTGCATAGACAAGTCCCTCTTCACCGGTGCTGGCAACCAAAGTTTTGAAACCTCTTTTATCAATAATTGTTTTTATATAACCCGCAAAATTTTCGTCGTCTTCAATAATCAAAATAGTTTTGTAACAAACTTCATCAGAGCTTATTTCATCCACAGTGGCTCCACATTCCTCAGCAGTTTCTTTATTTTGCTGATATAGTGGTTTCTCTTTATCTGCAACCATAATATTCTTCAAGTATAAAGAAAAGGTACTTCCTTCTCCTACTTTACTGTTTACCTTTATTTCTCCTCCCATAAGTTCTGCTAACTTTTTAGAAATAGACAGCCCCAAACCAGTTCCCCCAAACTTTCTAGATATGGATCCATCTTCTTGCTGAAAAGCTTCAAAAATCTTCGAAAGATTATCAGAGGCTATACCTATCCCTGTATCTGTTACTGAAAAAACCATCCCATTTTCCTCATCCTCCATCATCTTTAAAGTAACCTCGCCTCGTTCAGTAAATTTCAGGGCATTTGATATAAAATTTCGCAGAATCTGTGATATTTTTTCACAATCGCCAATGAGCACATCATCTATTTTATCTTGTATGGTAAATTGAAGCTTTTTTTCTGCCAGCATTCCTTCGAACAATCTTCTAAGTTCTCTTACTAAATCCTTAGAATGAAACTTTTTTCTATGAATATTCATTTTGCCAGCTTCAATTTTCGATAAATCTAAAATATCATTAATCAGTCTTAGTAGTTCTTGTCCAGAATGATAAATCACTTCTACTCTTTCCAGCTGTTTCTCCTGCAAACCAATTCCCTCATCTTTCATAAGAAGTCTTGACAATAAAATGACGGAATTTAAAGGCGTGCGAAGCTCATGGGACATATTTGCTAAGAACTCTGTTTTGTACTTATTCGCCTCTTCTAAGGCTTTGGAGTGTTTCAATAACATTTCCTGTGATTTTTGCAGCTCTTGATTTCTTCTATTTAAAATCGTTGATTTTTGTTCCAATAGTTGTTGATGCTCCTCTAATTGTACATTCGTTTGTTGAAGCTCTTCACTCTGCTGTTGAAGCAATTGTTGTTGCTCCTCTAACTCTGCATTTGTCTGCTGCAATTGTGCCGTCTGCTGTTGTAATGTATACTGCTGCTCCTCTAGCACGGCATTGGCTTTTTGGAGTTCATAGGCTGTGTTCTTTGCTTCTTTTTGCGCCTCTTCTGAAAACTGCAGCAAATCCCTAATTCTTTGGTTTTGTACTACCGCATTGAGATGGATGGCAATCATTACCCCTGCTTTTTTTAAAAATTCCTCTTTTAAGGCGTCAAATGCTTTAAAAAATCCTAATTCTATTACTCCATAGAGCTCACCTTGATAAATTAAAGGAAAGGCATAGATACAGAGGGGCGCTTCCTCCATCATCCCTGTAACGATATAATCTTCTTCTCTATGAATATCCTTCAAAAGAATAGGCTTCCTATCAAGCGCAACTTGTCCAACAATACTTTCTCCTAATTGATATTTCCTGCAACGCTGTTGCTTCTCTGTGCAAGCAAAAAAAGTTTGTGCATAAAGGGTTTCTGTTGGATTATCATAGAGATATAAAACCCCTTTACCTGCTTCTAATCTTCGTGCTAGAAAGTTTAGGACCTTCTGCGCCAATGCATCCAAATCCATAATCCCCGACATTTCTCTATTTAATGCATTTTGACTGTCTTTTACCCAAAACTGGTCCTTTAATCTTTGGATAAGCATGTTATAAAAAGTTGCTATCTCCGTCATTTCATTTTTTCCCTGCAGCTGAACTTTTGTCAATCTTCCTGTAGCAATGCTGTGTTCCATTGAAGTTTTTAACATCACTATTGGACTAATAATGCTTCGAATAATTAATATAAAGAATATTAGTAAAAAACTTCCTAAAATAGTCATAAATAGAATAAGCAAAAACCTCAAATGCTTTTCAATTTCATTCCCTTCTTGAATGAAAGCATTGGCTAAATTTTGTGCATTACTATCAATAAACATTAAACTTTCCTCTATTTGAGATACATACTGATGATTATACTCTTTTACAATATCTAATGCTTCACCCGAGGCCTCTGCCAAAATCAAATCAACGATTTCCCTATAGTCGTTTTGCCACCTTAAAAAAGTTTTTCTGACCTCTTCTAAAAGGATACGGTTCTCTTCTGTTTTAGATTGCTGTGTAATTTTTTCCAAACTATCGATGATCTTTATTTCAAGTACTTTTATATTTTCTACGATCTCGTCAATTTCTTCTTTATTCTCTGATAACACCAAATCCCTCAATGCCTTTTGTACTTTAATGATATCTACTCTTGCTTCGATGGCTGCATTAGAGACTTTCAATGGATCTTCATAGATTTTTTGGGTTACATCGGTTAAACGATGGATTTGTAGGATGGTAAAGATACCAAAGCTGAGAAACACAATCATACAGGTGGCAAAAGCAAATGTTAGTCTGTTTCGTATATTAAAACTGTTTAAACCCTCCATTTTTTCTCCTTCCTCTCTAAAACATCTCTATGAAGTTACGTCTAAAGAATAAATATCAGAGAACTCTACATGTATTTTATCAATAACACCTTTGTAAGGCTCATAACCATATACTTTTTCTTCTATACTTTTTTCATCTTCTAGCTGCGTTGGTAGTTCTATGGTAAACCTGGTTCCCTTATTGTATTGACTTTCTACATGAATCCTACCTCCCTGCATTTCCACCAAAGATTTCACAAGACTCAAGCCTATACCGCTTCCCTCATGTCTCCTCGTCAATAACTCATCCGTTTGCTTAAATCTCTGAAAAATAAGATCAAGTTTATCTTCTGGAATCCCTATACCTGTGTCCTTTACCGAAATGGCTATTCCTTCCTTAAGACTTCTTATTGTAACACCAATCGTTCCACCTATAGGCGTAAACTTAATAGCATTGGATAAAAGATTTAATAAAATCCGTTCCATGGCATCTAAATCGCATTGAATAATTTTTTCTTCTACATCTGTATCAAAACTTAGAGAAATCCCTTTGTTTTCTATGTATTCTGCAACAGACAAGGTAATCACTTCTACAATTTCAACAATATTACATTTGTTTTTAAAAATCTTAAAATCTCCCGAATCAATTTTGGTAATGTCAATTAAGTTATTTACCAATCTTAATAAGCGGTAACAATTTTGCAGCTGCATATCAATTTTCTTTTTTATTTTTTTCCTATCTAATTCTTCGTCCTTTTCCAGGTACAGCTTAAGCATTTGAATTGTGCTCATGATAATGTTTAAAGGTGTTTTAAATTCATGGGATATGTTGGCTAAAAAAGCACTCTTTGTTTGGTTTGCTACTTCAGCTTCTTCTTTTGCTTCTCTTAATTCTTTTGTTTGTTCCCTTACCTTTTCTTCTAAAATAATATTCATATTTCTTTCTTTTTCTATGAGTTTAAGATATACATTAATTCTATTGATCAGTTGATATTCATCAATAGGTTTTGTTAAGTAGTCAACGCCACCAACCTTAAATCCCCTTTTTTTACATTCTTCTCCAATATAAGAGGCGGTTAAAAATACGATAGGAATATCCTTCGTTTTTTTTCTTTGTTTTATTAAGGAAGCTATTTCAAATCCGTCCATCTCCTCCATTTGAACATCTAAAATAATTAAATCTACATTGCTCCTCAATAATTCCTGAAGGGCTTTTGCACCACAAGTTGCTTCAATCACCGTAGCATCTATGTACTCTTCAATAAGACTTCTTAGTGTGAATAAATTATTTTCGTTATCATCAACAATAAGGATTGTATATGAAGTGCTTTTTTTCATTTTTTCACTTCCTTGCTTTCATAATGTTTTAAACTTTTATAATTCTATTATCATACTCTAAAAATTTCTTGTCAATTTATTCAACTAAACCCATTTAAAGTAAAAAAACTTAATATACATTATTTTCTACAATGTTTGTCCAAATCCTTCTCGGAAGGTAGCATGAAATTAAATTTATTTAAGTTTATCTAATCTTTTCTGTAATTCGTCAATTTCTTTTTGAATTTTACAGCGTTCTTTCTCTCTCTCTTCTATAAATTCCTGTGTATCCGCTAAAGCCTGCAATGTGTCTCCGAATACAGCTATCCACCCGCCTATAATAGATAACTTTTCAGGACTGGTGGTTTTAGAGGTGAAAATAGATAACAATGCAATAATTAAAGGCAAACATGTTGCATTTTTCGAATCTAGCCATCCCATAGGCATTCCTCCTTTTTCCTAATATATTATGTGCTGCAAACTTAAATGGTGCATAGCCATATAGCATATACTATAATAGAATTGAACAAGGTTCGATTTCATTGCAGTGAGTTTATCCTCGTTACTAATTTAGAGAGTATCTGTGGAACAAATATTATGATGAATATCCTCCCTGTTATTAATGAAGAGAATATCCTGGGGTCATTACTACATTTCGCGATAAAAGTGAAATAACAGCTTTAGCAGAAGAATTAACAGGGTTTAAAATGTTAGTAGATTCCTTAAGGGCTACTACTCATGAATTTATGAATAAGCTTCATTTTATTCTGGGATTCCTTCAATTAAAAGATTATATAGCCGCTGAAAAGTTTATTCTAAATATAACTGCCAATCAACCTTCCATTTTTAAAAAAGGCCTTACAACGAAAAGTGATGGAAGAGGTATTGGTTTATACCTAGTAAAACAAAGTGTAGATAATTTAAACGGAAGTATTAAGGTTAAATCGTCATTGTCTCAAGGTACACATTTTTTAGTAAAAATTCCTAAAATGTAGAGGTGAATCATGCTAAGCGTTTTAATTGTGGAAGATGATCCAATGGTTGCAGAAATTAACAAAAAGTTCGTTGATACAGTAAGTGGGTTTCAAGTGGTGGGCATCGCCTCCAACGGCGAGGTGGCTCTACAGCTTATAAAGTCTCTAAATCCTCATTTAGTTATTTTGGACATTTATATGCCTAAAATAGATGGCTTAAAACTACTGAGAAGAATTAGAAAAGACGAGCTAGATGTAGATATCATTTTAGTAACTGCTGCAAAAGATGTACCTAGTATAGAAGAAGCCTTCAAATGGGGGGTTATAGATTATTTGGTGAAGCCCTTTGAACTACATCGATTTAAAGCAGCGCTGGAGGATTATAAAGCGAGAAAATCTAGTTTTATTCAAAAAGAAGAGGTTAATCAAGAAGATATTGATAAATTAATTTTTGGCAAAAAAGATGTCCTAAATCCTACCTATGATAAGGGCATACAAGAAAAAACCATGGAAAAGATTAGAAATTATATGCTAAAGGAAACAATCCCTAAGTCTGCACAAGAAGTTGCTGAGGCTCTAGGCTTAACCCGTGTTACCGTCAGAAGATATTTAGAATACCTAACTGAACTAGGTGAAA
The sequence above is drawn from the Clostridium formicaceticum genome and encodes:
- a CDS encoding response regulator gives rise to the protein MEGLNSFNIRNRLTFAFATCMIVFLSFGIFTILQIHRLTDVTQKIYEDPLKVSNAAIEARVDIIKVQKALRDLVLSENKEEIDEIVENIKVLEIKIIDSLEKITQQSKTEENRILLEEVRKTFLRWQNDYREIVDLILAEASGEALDIVKEYNHQYVSQIEESLMFIDSNAQNLANAFIQEGNEIEKHLRFLLILFMTILGSFLLIFFILIIRSIISPIVMLKTSMEHSIATGRLTKVQLQGKNEMTEIATFYNMLIQRLKDQFWVKDSQNALNREMSGIMDLDALAQKVLNFLARRLEAGKGVLYLYDNPTETLYAQTFFACTEKQQRCRKYQLGESIVGQVALDRKPILLKDIHREEDYIVTGMMEEAPLCIYAFPLIYQGELYGVIELGFFKAFDALKEEFLKKAGVMIAIHLNAVVQNQRIRDLLQFSEEAQKEAKNTAYELQKANAVLEEQQYTLQQQTAQLQQTNAELEEQQQLLQQQSEELQQTNVQLEEHQQLLEQKSTILNRRNQELQKSQEMLLKHSKALEEANKYKTEFLANMSHELRTPLNSVILLSRLLMKDEGIGLQEKQLERVEVIYHSGQELLRLINDILDLSKIEAGKMNIHRKKFHSKDLVRELRRLFEGMLAEKKLQFTIQDKIDDVLIGDCEKISQILRNFISNALKFTERGEVTLKMMEDEENGMVFSVTDTGIGIASDNLSKIFEAFQQEDGSISRKFGGTGLGLSISKKLAELMGGEIKVNSKVGEGSTFSLYLKNIMVADKEKPLYQQNKETAEECGATVDEISSDEVCYKTILIIEDDENFAGYIKTIIDKRGFKTLVASTGEEGLVYAKEYVVDGIILDLVLPDISGMEVLRELKSISELKHIPVHIISAWKKHHTPEKMGAIGYQEKPLNEENIIDILSKITAFGEKEKESHYLTPKTNKDHTLRLQGKKIMIVDDDPKNIFVLAAALEDYGGEILEADHGETALKKLREEKVDLILMDIMMPKMDGFEAIKAIRQNEALSDIPIIAITAKSLKGDQEKCIEAGANDYISKPVDYEVLIQLVKAWINK
- a CDS encoding hybrid sensor histidine kinase/response regulator gives rise to the protein MKKSTSYTILIVDDNENNLFTLRSLIEEYIDATVIEATCGAKALQELLRSNVDLIILDVQMEEMDGFEIASLIKQRKKTKDIPIVFLTASYIGEECKKRGFKVGGVDYLTKPIDEYQLINRINVYLKLIEKERNMNIILEEKVREQTKELREAKEEAEVANQTKSAFLANISHEFKTPLNIIMSTIQMLKLYLEKDEELDRKKIKKKIDMQLQNCYRLLRLVNNLIDITKIDSGDFKIFKNKCNIVEIVEVITLSVAEYIENKGISLSFDTDVEEKIIQCDLDAMERILLNLLSNAIKFTPIGGTIGVTIRSLKEGIAISVKDTGIGIPEDKLDLIFQRFKQTDELLTRRHEGSGIGLSLVKSLVEMQGGRIHVESQYNKGTRFTIELPTQLEDEKSIEEKVYGYEPYKGVIDKIHVEFSDIYSLDVTS
- a CDS encoding ATP-binding protein — protein: MLVDSLRATTHEFMNKLHFILGFLQLKDYIAAEKFILNITANQPSIFKKGLTTKSDGRGIGLYLVKQSVDNLNGSIKVKSSLSQGTHFLVKIPKM
- a CDS encoding response regulator, encoding MLSVLIVEDDPMVAEINKKFVDTVSGFQVVGIASNGEVALQLIKSLNPHLVILDIYMPKIDGLKLLRRIRKDELDVDIILVTAAKDVPSIEEAFKWGVIDYLVKPFELHRFKAALEDYKARKSSFIQKEEVNQEDIDKLIFGKKDVLNPTYDKGIQEKTMEKIRNYMLKETIPKSAQEVAEALGLTRVTVRRYLEYLTELGETEVEVLYGTVGRPQHLYIYKK